In Microcoleus sp. AS-A8, one DNA window encodes the following:
- a CDS encoding DUF1802 family protein, whose translation MTNLVSIPTALCLPAPDIEALVQGRMVAVMPRTFINPGQQFVLHPCDVSTNLLPVEQYYRSNFLPIAQTTLAQLGSETVSIKVWARCELCQSIGDTDVLPALSRLTVWTTECLQEVLRQRHHIFLAYLRVYQLPQPIEVAVNLNSQEKIGKFVGLLNSLTVTQSLPVLSDRIFTQRRRQLENLEPPLHPELEELESAIAQLALSNPAAESLNHHIQKFLGWATNQPNTLPEDLAWIYTINDLGTATIGGNYEKGTAFEQIVHKSLAFLGFGVDPTAKGGAGGMDLYCTTPYPLVGECKAGKSIPDSTVEQLDRIGKRHLGKEDYDIAVKLIIGPGEPTKYLKESADVSIISIINPMTLQKLVELQAKYPGSVNLIELKTYLGAGQTDPRIDEYIEKVQNNIKLRSHIVQAVKQLGEPGSGHLTVEIRVQYNAVFAKDLSSKLDDFKVYNLLIELSSPLTGYLGRKEGTDWKSDRFYFLRNLQVE comes from the coding sequence ATGACTAATTTAGTTTCAATTCCAACGGCTCTGTGTCTACCTGCTCCAGATATTGAGGCTTTAGTGCAAGGTCGTATGGTTGCAGTTATGCCTCGGACGTTTATCAATCCAGGACAGCAATTTGTCCTTCATCCATGCGATGTCTCAACTAATTTACTACCAGTTGAGCAGTACTATCGCTCAAATTTTTTGCCCATTGCTCAAACAACTCTTGCCCAGTTAGGTTCCGAAACAGTTTCAATAAAAGTTTGGGCTAGATGCGAATTGTGCCAAAGCATAGGTGATACTGACGTTTTACCTGCCTTGTCGCGATTAACCGTCTGGACAACAGAATGCTTACAGGAGGTACTTCGGCAAAGACATCATATATTCCTAGCTTACTTGCGCGTCTACCAACTACCTCAGCCGATTGAGGTGGCGGTAAATCTCAACAGTCAGGAAAAGATAGGAAAGTTTGTTGGTTTGCTTAATTCCCTAACTGTTACTCAATCTTTGCCAGTATTGAGCGATCGCATCTTCACCCAACGCCGCCGCCAGCTAGAAAACCTAGAGCCACCTTTACATCCTGAGTTGGAAGAGTTGGAGAGTGCGATCGCACAGTTAGCTCTTAGTAATCCAGCCGCTGAAAGCTTGAATCACCATATCCAGAAATTTTTAGGGTGGGCGACTAATCAACCTAACACGCTCCCAGAAGACTTGGCTTGGATATATACCATCAATGATTTAGGCACTGCTACTATTGGCGGCAATTACGAAAAAGGGACAGCATTTGAACAAATCGTTCATAAAAGTCTAGCTTTTCTCGGCTTTGGCGTTGACCCTACAGCAAAAGGGGGTGCTGGTGGCATGGACTTATACTGTACAACGCCTTATCCACTAGTTGGAGAGTGCAAAGCAGGTAAAAGTATTCCTGATTCGACAGTTGAGCAGTTGGACAGGATTGGCAAAAGGCATCTCGGTAAAGAAGACTATGACATTGCTGTCAAGTTGATTATTGGTCCCGGTGAACCGACCAAATATCTTAAAGAATCGGCTGATGTATCAATTATCAGTATTATCAATCCTATGACTCTCCAGAAGTTAGTAGAATTACAAGCCAAGTATCCAGGTTCAGTCAACCTCATTGAACTTAAGACTTATCTAGGAGCTGGACAAACTGACCCTAGAATTGATGAATATATTGAGAAAGTTCAGAACAACATTAAGCTGCGATCGCACATTGTTCAAGCCGTGAAGCAGCTTGGCGAACCAGGAAGTGGACACCTAACAGTTGAAATTCGCGTTCAATACAATGCTGTTTTTGCCAAGGATTTAAGCTCTAAGCTAGACGATTTTAAAGTGTACAATTTACTAATTGAGCTTTCCTCACCTTTAACAGGTTACTTGGGACGAAAAGAGGGAACTGATTGGAAGAGCGATCGCTTCTACTTCCTCCGTAACTTGCAAGTTGAGTGA